Within Xanthomonas oryzae pv. oryzae, the genomic segment AGGCGTGTTGTCATGAGTATTTTTTCCAAGCTGATCACGCTGCTGCGTGGTACCGCACACGAAACCGGCCAGAAGGCCGTCGACGCCAATGCGCTGCGCATCCTGGACCAGGAAATGCGCGATGCCGGCGCCCAGCTCACGCGCTCGCGCGAAGAGCTCACCAAGCTGATGGCGCAGAGCAAGCTGGCCCAGCAGAAGATCGACGCGCGCGCCGGCAAGATGGCCGAGTACACGCGTTACATCGAAGGCGCGTTGGCCAAGAACGATGAAGCGCTGGCGCACGAGGTGGCGGTCAAGCTGGCCGCGCTGGAAAGCGAGGATGCCGGCGACAAGGCGGCCAAGACCGCGCTGGACCAATCGGTGGTGACGCTCAAGGCGACCATCCAGAAGACCGAAAACCAGCTGCGCGGCATGCGTCAGCAGATCGATACGGTCAAGGCCACCGACGCGGTGCAGAAGGCGCAGGCCGCCATCGCCGCGCGCCATTCCGGCGCCAGCAGCAAGATGGGCTCGGCGCTGGAATCGCTGGAGCGCATCAAGGCGCGTCAGGCCGAAACCTCGGCACGCATCGCATCGGCCGAAGAGCTCGAATCGTCCACCGGCGATGGCGATCTCAATCGGCGTCTGGCGGCGGCCGGCCTGATGGAAGGCGAATCCAACGCCGCTGCGGTGCTGGCACGCTTCAAGAAGCCGGCCGCGCAGCTGGGCCACGAGAACACCAGCGGCAGCGCGCCGTTGATCGGCCAGGTGCGCGACGTGCAGCAGGTTCCGCGCAGCGACAGCTGATCCATCGCACGGCACAGGATGCGCCATGATCATCGTTGAACGGCTGTTCCGTGTCCTGCGGCGCCATGTGCGCCGCGTCAGCTGGGGCATGGTGACGCTGGCACTGCTTGCGCACATGGGCTTGAGCTGGGTGTTGCTGCTGTGGGCCGGCGAGCAGAAGCGCGTTGGCCTGGACGCGTTTGCGTACTACTACATGACCACCGCCACCACCATCGGCGACGGCGATCTGTCGCCGGGCTCGGTGGCCGGGCGCTCTCTCGCTGCGTTCGTGTTGATGTCGGGTGCGATGGCGTTGTTCACCACGGTGCTGGCCAAGACCAGCGGCGTGCGCATCACTGTCTGGAGGCGCCACCACATGGGCAAGATGGCCTATGCCGATCTGCGCGGGCACACCATTCTGATCGGCTGGCAGGGCGCGGCCTCCACGCGCTTGCTGGAGTTGCTGCTCTCCGATACCGCCACCGATGACGAAGGCGTAGTGCTGATCGCCGAGGGCGTGGCGGGAAACCCGCTGCCCGACCACATGCGCTTCATCGCTGCCGAGTCGTCCACGCACACCGAGGTGTACCTGCGCGCCGGCATTACCGGCGCCGCGCGTGTCATCGTCAATCTGCCCTCCGACGACCAGACCCTGGCGGCGGTGTTCGCGTTGATGGCGCATGCACCGGCCGCACACATCGTGGCGCACTTCGATTCGGCCAGCGCGGCGCGCTTGGTCAACTGCCATTACCCGGCCATTGAGTGCGCGCGCCCGATGACCGCCGAGATCCTGGCCCGCGCGGCGCAGGATCCGGGCAGCGCGGCGATCACCGCCGAGCTGCTATCGGTAGACGATGGCCCCACCCAGTTCAGTCGTGCCGCGCCTGCGAATGCGCAACCACTGGATGACAGCCGGCTTGCGGCCGATTTCAACCAACGCGGCACATTGTTGCTGGGCCTGCGCGCGCCCGATGGCGCATTGCGCTTGAACCCGCCAGCACGCATCGCTGTCGCCGCCGGTGCCATGCTGTCTTACCTGGCCGAGCAGCGCGTGCCGGCGCACGCCATCGCGTGGCAGGCCGTGCGCAGCGAGGCGTCCCCCATGTCCCCATCGCTACAAGGTGTATGACGATGCATTTTTTCAGCAAATTGTTC encodes:
- a CDS encoding PspA/IM30 family protein is translated as MSIFSKLITLLRGTAHETGQKAVDANALRILDQEMRDAGAQLTRSREELTKLMAQSKLAQQKIDARAGKMAEYTRYIEGALAKNDEALAHEVAVKLAALESEDAGDKAAKTALDQSVVTLKATIQKTENQLRGMRQQIDTVKATDAVQKAQAAIAARHSGASSKMGSALESLERIKARQAETSARIASAEELESSTGDGDLNRRLAAAGLMEGESNAAAVLARFKKPAAQLGHENTSGSAPLIGQVRDVQQVPRSDS
- a CDS encoding ion channel, which codes for MIIVERLFRVLRRHVRRVSWGMVTLALLAHMGLSWVLLLWAGEQKRVGLDAFAYYYMTTATTIGDGDLSPGSVAGRSLAAFVLMSGAMALFTTVLAKTSGVRITVWRRHHMGKMAYADLRGHTILIGWQGAASTRLLELLLSDTATDDEGVVLIAEGVAGNPLPDHMRFIAAESSTHTEVYLRAGITGAARVIVNLPSDDQTLAAVFALMAHAPAAHIVAHFDSASAARLVNCHYPAIECARPMTAEILARAAQDPGSAAITAELLSVDDGPTQFSRAAPANAQPLDDSRLAADFNQRGTLLLGLRAPDGALRLNPPARIAVAAGAMLSYLAEQRVPAHAIAWQAVRSEASPMSPSLQGV